TCTTGGTATTGCATCTGAAGCTTTCTTAGCAGAGTATGAAGCAGCTCATACAGTAGAACGCTTAGTTAGCGGGGGGTAATATTTTGATTGTAAAACGCGGCGACGTGTATTTTGCAGACCTTTCCCCAGTTGTTGGTTCTGAGCAAGGAGGCGTTCGTCCGGTTCTTGTCATTCAAAATGACATCGGAAATCGTTTTAGTCCAACGGTGATTGTAGCGGCTATTACTGCACAGATTCAAAAAGCGAAATTACCCACTCATGTGGAAATTGATGCGAAAAAGTACGGTTTTGAGAGAGATTCTGTTATTTTACTTGAGCAGATTCGAACAATCGATAAGCAGCGCTTAACGGACAAAATCACTCACTTAGATGAAGTGATGATGATTCGTGTAGATGAAGCGCTACAAATTAGTTTAGGACTAATAGATTTTTAAATCGGCAGTTTAAGTTGCTCTCTTTGAAGGGCAACTTTTTTTATTATAGAGGAGGTTACGGTTGTATATGGAAATGGTAGATAATCGACAAGCGTTAATGAAAATGTTAGTGAAGGAATTAGGCTTTACCGAAAAGCAAGTTCGTCATGTTATTCAATTAACAGAAGAAGGTAACACAGTTCCATTTATTGCTCGTTACCGAAAAGAATGGACAGGCTCTTTAGATGAAGTGCAAATTCGTACAATTTTAGAGAGATGGCAATATATGATGCAGCTTGAAGATAGGAAAGAAGAGGTTCTGCGTCTTATTGATGAGAAGGGGAAACTGACAGGAGAATTACGTCAGCAAATTGTGAAAGCTACAAAGTTGCAAGAAGTAGAAGATTTATATCGTCCATATAAAGAAAAGAGAAGAACGAAAGCAACGATTGCAAAAGAAAAAGGGTTAGAGCCATTAGCTGAATGGTTATTGTTATATACGAAAGAAGATCCAAATCAGAAGGCAATGGAGTTTGTGAATGCTGAGAAAGAAGTGCAATCTGCAGAAGAAGCATTACAAGGTGCTCAAGATATTATTGCAGAAATTGTTTCAGATGAAGCGTCGTATCGTAGTTGGATTCGGAATGTTACTTTTAGAAAAGGTGTTATGTCTTCGGCTGTAAAAGATGAAGAGAAAGATGAAAAGAATATATATGAAATGTATTATAGCTATGAAGAACCGTTGCAGAAAGTGGTGCCGCATCGTGTATTAGCGATGAATCGCGGTGAGAAAGAAGATATATTGAGAGTTTCTGTCGTTCCACCAGTAGATGAGATAGTAGCTTTCTTATATAAGAAAGTAATTCGTGATAACGATTCAAA
This Bacillus paramycoides DNA region includes the following protein-coding sequences:
- the ndoA gene encoding type II toxin-antitoxin system endoribonuclease NdoA, translating into MIVKRGDVYFADLSPVVGSEQGGVRPVLVIQNDIGNRFSPTVIVAAITAQIQKAKLPTHVEIDAKKYGFERDSVILLEQIRTIDKQRLTDKITHLDEVMMIRVDEALQISLGLIDF